In Rutidosis leptorrhynchoides isolate AG116_Rl617_1_P2 chromosome 2, CSIRO_AGI_Rlap_v1, whole genome shotgun sequence, one genomic interval encodes:
- the LOC139891147 gene encoding large ribosomal subunit protein uL2 — MGRVIRAQRKGAGSIFKSHTHHRKGPARFRSLDFGERNGYLKGVITEIIHDPGRGAPLARVTFRHPFRYKHQKELFVAAEGMYTGQFVFCGKKANLMVGNVLPLRSIPEGAVVCNVEHHVGDRGSFARASGDYAIVISHNPDNGTSRVKLPSGAKKIVPSGCRAMIGQVAGGGRTEKPMLKAGNAYHKFRVKRNCWPKVRGVAMNPVEHPHGGGNHQHIGHASTVRRDAPPGQKVGLIAARRTGRLRGQAAATAAKADK; from the exons ATGGGTAGAGTTATCAGAGCTCAACGTAAGGGAGCTGGCTCCATCTTCAAATCCCACACTCACCACCGCAAGGGTCCGGCAAGGTTCCGCAGTCTCGATTTCGGTGAACGCAATGGTTACCTAAAAGGAGTAATCACCGAAATCATTCACGATCCAGGCCGCGGTGCGCCTCTTGCTCGCGTCACTTTCCGTCATCCGTTTCGTTACAAACACCAAAAGGAGCTTTTTGTTGCAGCTGAAGGTATGTACACCGGTCAATTCGTGTTTTGTGGTAAGAAGGCTAATTTGATGGTTGGTAACGTGCTGCCGTTGAGATCTATTCCTGAAGGAGCTGTTGTTTGTAACGTCGAACATCACGTTGGTGACCGTGGTTCGTTCGCTAGGGCGTCAGGTGATTATGCGATTGTTATCAGTCATAATCCTGATAATGGTACCTCAAG AGTGAAACTTCCGTCTGGAGCCAAGAAGATCGTGCCGAGTGGATGTCGTGCTATGATCGGTCAAGTTGCTGGTGGAGGACGTACTGAGAAGCCGATGCTCAAAGCTGGGAACGCATATCACAAGTTCCGTGTTAAGAGAAACTGCTGGCCTAAGGTTCGTGGTGTTGCTATGAATCCAGTGGAGCATCCTCATGGTGGTGGTAACCATCAACATATTGGACATGCAAGTACGGTTAGGCGTGATGCACCACCTGGTCAAAAGGTGGGTCTTATTGCTGCAAGGAGGACTGGTCGTCTTAGAGGTCAAGCTGCCGCTACTGCTGCTAAGGCTGATAAGTGA